A window of the Pirellulales bacterium genome harbors these coding sequences:
- a CDS encoding DUF1559 domain-containing protein, with product MRITRSGLTLVEVLVVIAIIGILIAILLPAVQMAREAARRAQCQNNLKQMGIALQTYHDTWKVFPRGSWPVTGNNLSWSASILPQLEQQALFNLINQNAPFYDPTNFSAGQTVLPVFICPTSPKDTLFRQCPGPVPATTPMYARSDYGAMDGERGLRASNATNNPERGPMIYVANIGIVDITDGLSQTVQIAEAPEGIKSIWMDVRNYYDQSGPINAPATTDPQYVFLDFGQEINSYHVGGAFALLADGSAHFLAQTMSNGTLAALCSRAGGDVVGADGPF from the coding sequence ATGCGAATTACGCGAAGCGGATTAACGCTCGTCGAAGTGCTGGTGGTCATTGCGATCATTGGCATTCTGATTGCGATCCTCCTCCCAGCGGTCCAAATGGCGAGAGAAGCGGCGCGCCGCGCCCAGTGCCAAAACAATCTCAAGCAAATGGGCATCGCGCTGCAAACGTATCACGACACGTGGAAGGTTTTCCCTCGTGGATCGTGGCCGGTTACTGGCAACAACCTGAGCTGGAGCGCATCGATCCTGCCGCAACTGGAGCAGCAAGCCCTCTTCAATCTGATTAATCAAAACGCTCCTTTCTACGACCCCACAAACTTCTCGGCGGGGCAGACCGTGTTGCCGGTGTTCATTTGCCCGACGTCGCCCAAAGACACGCTCTTCCGCCAGTGCCCTGGCCCAGTGCCCGCGACGACGCCGATGTACGCCCGCAGCGATTACGGCGCCATGGACGGTGAACGCGGGTTACGAGCGTCAAATGCGACCAACAACCCGGAACGTGGACCCATGATCTACGTAGCCAACATCGGAATTGTCGACATAACAGACGGCCTATCACAAACCGTGCAGATCGCCGAAGCGCCAGAGGGGATCAAGTCGATCTGGATGGACGTCAGAAACTACTACGACCAGTCGGGACCGATCAATGCTCCTGCGACCACCGATCCGCAGTACGTCTTTTTAGACTTTGGCCAAGAGATCAACAGCTACCACGTCGGTGGTGCGTTTGCGTTGTTAGCTGACGGCTCTGCTCACTTCCTGGCGCAGACGATGAGCAATGGCACGTTGGCGGCCTTGTGCTCCCGCGCCGGTGGCGACGTCGTTGGTGCTGATGGACCGTTTTAG
- a CDS encoding DUF4465 domain-containing protein, translating to MLSKRVTNACAYSAVLLAISVGGSAKSEVIDFNDVSVTKPSYRPDGTTVTGYYFNGPAANAQPGMDPYGDPTQDGTIPSGSPAIELSNSYVPSFDSWSGFAVSNVNDTTDPGYTNQFAAITGVGAGPGVGGNPDNYAVDFGYVDQLNPRDPTQLAMLPNIQIPAGYKIDNFDVTNTTYAALSMEYGDQFAKKFGPGDFFELSVYGTNASGQLLPDSVNFYLANFLNGSSYIIQNWTSVDLSALSGASTLYFNLSSSDVGVFGMNTPGYFALDNVQISRVPEPSTCMLLGIGAVSFVAVQRRHKQYRRSPV from the coding sequence ATGTTGAGCAAACGAGTGACCAACGCCTGTGCCTACTCCGCCGTGCTTCTGGCAATATCGGTTGGCGGATCGGCGAAATCAGAGGTCATCGACTTCAACGATGTCTCGGTCACTAAGCCGTCCTATAGGCCAGATGGCACGACCGTCACGGGCTACTATTTCAACGGCCCGGCAGCGAATGCCCAGCCCGGCATGGACCCTTACGGCGATCCAACACAAGACGGCACCATCCCATCGGGATCACCTGCTATCGAATTGAGTAACTCGTACGTCCCCTCCTTCGATAGCTGGAGCGGATTTGCGGTCTCGAACGTCAATGACACAACCGATCCCGGCTACACGAACCAATTCGCGGCGATAACCGGTGTTGGTGCCGGGCCAGGCGTCGGCGGCAATCCCGACAACTATGCCGTCGACTTTGGCTACGTCGATCAGCTGAATCCGAGGGATCCGACGCAGCTCGCGATGTTGCCGAATATCCAGATTCCCGCGGGGTACAAGATCGATAATTTCGACGTCACAAACACGACGTATGCCGCGCTCTCTATGGAATACGGCGATCAGTTTGCCAAAAAGTTTGGGCCGGGCGACTTTTTCGAATTGAGTGTTTATGGAACCAACGCGTCGGGCCAGCTGCTTCCGGACTCCGTCAACTTCTACTTGGCGAATTTTCTAAACGGATCGAGCTATATCATCCAGAATTGGACGTCGGTTGACCTTTCCGCGCTGAGTGGCGCAAGCACGCTCTACTTCAACCTATCGTCGTCGGACGTGGGTGTCTTTGGCATGAACACGCCGGGGTACTTCGCGCTCGATAACGTCCAGATCTCGCGTGTACCCGAACCCTCGACGTGCATGCTGCTTGGAATTGGGGCAGTCTCCTTTGTCGCGGTTCAGCGACGCCACAAACAGTACCGCCGATCGCCCGTTTGA